Part of the Aquabacterium sp. NJ1 genome, ATCAAGACATCGAAGGAAAAGGGCAGCGTGCCGGCCGACTTCGACGTGCCCTTCGCGCACACGCCTGCCTTCGTGGGCAGCCACGTGACCGGTTATGACAATGCCCTGCTGGGGGTGCTGCAGCACTTCTGGGATGGCAAGTCGGGTACCGCACCGGCCCTGACCCGTACGCCCAACGAGTCGATCAACTTCATTGGTGGCTTCGACGGATTCGTCGTGGGCAACATGAAGGAAATCAAGCGCATCTTCGAACTCTTCGGTGCGGAATACACCGTGCTGTGCGACCCGTCCGAGGTCTGGAGCACGCCCACCGATGGCGAGTTCCGCATGTATGAAGGCGGTACCACCAAGGCCGAGGTCGAACGTGCGCTGAACGCCAAGGCCACCATCGTCTTCCAGGAGTTCTGCTGCGAGAAGACCATCAAGTACCTGAAGGAAAAAGGCCAGGAGGTCGTGGCGCTGAACAGCCCGATCGGCGTGGCGGGCACCGATGCCTTCGTGATGGCCTTGTCTCGCCTGACCGGCAAGCCTGTACCCGCCGCACTGGAGAAGGAGCGTGGCTTGCTCGTGGACGCCATGGCCGACAGCCAGGCCCACCTGCATGGCAAGCGCTATGCCCTGTATGGCGACCCTGACCAGATGCTGGGCCTGACCCAGTTCCTGCTGGAGTTGGGTGCCGAGCCGGCTCATGTGCTGGCCACCAATGGCGACGACAAGTGGGCTGACAAGGTGCAAGCCTTGTTCGATGCTTCGCCTTATGGCAAGGGCTGCAAGGCTTACCCCAAGCGCGACCTGTGGCACATGCGCTCGCTGCTGCACACGGAGCCGGTGGACTTCCTGATCGGCAACACCTACGGCAAGTACCTGGAGCGTGACACAGGTGCGCCCCTGATCCGCCTGGTGTTCCCGATCTTTGACCGCCACCACTACCACCGTCTGCCCACATGGGGCTATGAAGGTGCGCAGCGTGTGCTGGTGAACCTGCTGGACGAGTACTTCGAAACGCTGGACGCCAACACCATTGTGCCGGGCAAGACCGACTATTCCTACGACATCATCCGTTGACGTAGGCGCATCTGCCTACTGCGCGGGGCGATCTGGGGTTCGCTGTGCTCGCCATACGGGTGTATGGCTGCGCGCTGCGAACCCCACCTCGACCCGCTCGCTACGGCATCTGCGCCCACGTCAAAGGCCATTTTGTTGACGTTTGATGAATGTTTGATGGGGTCAATGAACATGAACACGTATGTCAAGACGACGCAAGACGGCCGCAAGGTGGAAGTGATCGATGGGTGGTTGTGCTTGGGCGGCGCGCGCGAAGCGGACACGCTGGTGCCGTTGATCGAACACCCCAATCGCCAGGCCATTTCGAAAGCGGTGCCCGGTGCAACGCACATGGGGGGGCGCATCCCGCTGCGTCATGACGAGGCTGCGATTGCGCAAGGCGCGATGGACGTGGCCAAGCGCGATTTCGCCAATGACCCGGTTGCCATCGCGGAACGGTTCCGCAAGGTGGTGTGGGCCAAGGCTCAGCTTGAAGGCGTGGAGTAGTCGGCCTGTTGGTGGCCAGGTAGGAGCGCAGCATGATCTTTGTGGTCGAGGTTCCTCATGTCGGCGAGCCCCGTGCGTGGTTCGCCTTTCACGGCGAAGACCTGTTGAACAAGGTCGTGCTGGATGACCCGCTTCAATCCTGGGAGATCTACGACACCGCGACGGCGCGCGAG contains:
- the nifK gene encoding nitrogenase molybdenum-iron protein subunit beta, with product MPQSVDKILDHEHLFREPEYQTMLEGKKAFEFNHADDKIKQIVEWTKTEDYKEKNFKRDSLVVNPAKACQPLGAVFVANGFARTMSFVHGSQGCVAYYRSHFSRHFKEPTSCVSSSMTEDAAVFGGLNNMIDGLANTYNLYKPDMIAVSTTCMAEVIGDDLNAFIKTSKEKGSVPADFDVPFAHTPAFVGSHVTGYDNALLGVLQHFWDGKSGTAPALTRTPNESINFIGGFDGFVVGNMKEIKRIFELFGAEYTVLCDPSEVWSTPTDGEFRMYEGGTTKAEVERALNAKATIVFQEFCCEKTIKYLKEKGQEVVALNSPIGVAGTDAFVMALSRLTGKPVPAALEKERGLLVDAMADSQAHLHGKRYALYGDPDQMLGLTQFLLELGAEPAHVLATNGDDKWADKVQALFDASPYGKGCKAYPKRDLWHMRSLLHTEPVDFLIGNTYGKYLERDTGAPLIRLVFPIFDRHHYHRLPTWGYEGAQRVLVNLLDEYFETLDANTIVPGKTDYSYDIIR